The genomic DNA CGATCTTGCCGCGAAGACGTTTCGCAGAAAAGGCATTGCGGCCACGGGCGTCGCGGAGATCATGGCCGCCGCCGGTTTGACTCACGGCGGCTTCTACCGTCACTTCGGCTCGAAGGATCAGCTCGTCGCAGAGGCCTGCTCGGTCGGCCTGGACGACATGGTCAGGTCCTACCGGAGCGCTTCGGAAGGCGGCCGTGAGGGGTTCGTCAAGCACCTCCAGTCCTGCCTCACGCCAGCCTATCGGGATGATCGGAGCGGCGGTTGTCCGTTGGTGGCGATGGGCAGCGAGTTGGTGAGAGCGGACGCGGCCACGCGGCGCGGGGCCGCGAACGGCTTCCAGGAACTGATCGACGAGATCGCGCAATGGCTGCCCACGAAATCCAGGCGTGAGGCGCGCGACGAAGCCATCGCGATCCTCACGGGGATGATCGGCGTCGTGACAATGTCCCGGGTGGTGGACGATGCGCGCCTTTCTGCGCGCATCCTGCGCGTGGGCAGGGACGAACTCGGGCGCCGGTTCGGAACGAACGCGCCACGGCGACGAGGCAGCGTCCGTCGCCGGCCGCGCGGCTGACTCGACGCAGTGGCGGGATAGCGGATCGCTTCCTGACCGCGGGCGGCAACTTAGATGATCGGTTTACTCTAAACTCCCGTTCTGTTACCATCTTGGACGTGGACGGTCGTATCCCCCCTACGCCCCGCCCGGCGCGAAGGTTTCCCTGCCGCAAGATTCGGTTCCGTACGCGGTGCGTGGCGGGGTCCGACCTCGGTGATCGAGTCACATGAATTGGGACGATCTCCGCTTCGTGCTCGCGCTCTCGCGCGCTCGGGGCCTCAATTCGGCCGCCCGTGTGCTCGGCGTCAACGCGTCCAGCGTGTATCGCCGGCTGGAGGCACTGGAGACGAGCATGGGAGTGAGGCTCTTCGAGCGGCTCCGAACCGGCTATCGACTGACCGACGCGGGCGAGGAGCTCACGGCAGCAGCCTCACGCATGGAGCTGGA from Nitrospirota bacterium includes the following:
- a CDS encoding TetR/AcrR family transcriptional regulator, which encodes MRKSKTETAETRRRIVDLAAKTFRRKGIAATGVAEIMAAAGLTHGGFYRHFGSKDQLVAEACSVGLDDMVRSYRSASEGGREGFVKHLQSCLTPAYRDDRSGGCPLVAMGSELVRADAATRRGAANGFQELIDEIAQWLPTKSRREARDEAIAILTGMIGVVTMSRVVDDARLSARILRVGRDELGRRFGTNAPRRRGSVRRRPRG